AGTTGGCTCGGGGGGATGCGTGTACCGGTGGGGGGCGGCCGGCGTCCGCACCGGGAGCCGGAGCTTGTGCGGCGCTACCGCTGCGCTGCGGGAGCCCTGCGTGGGCGGGAGGTTCCCCACAGGGCCGCGCGCAGGCCCGACGCGCGCTGGATCGGGCGCTCGACGGCGGCGCGCACGGCCTCAGCGGCGCCGACCACGGTGACCGTCGACTCGGCGCGGGTCACCGCCGTGTAGAGCAGCTCGCGGGTGAGGATCGGCGAGCCCGGTTCGGGCAGCACGACGAGGACGTGGCCGAACTGCGAGCCCTGGCTCTTGTGCACGGTCATCGCGTGCACGGTCTCGTGGTCCTCCAGGCGCACGGGGCTCACCGCGCGAACCCCGTCCGCAGCCGGGAACGCCACGGTAGGCTCCCCGCCGGGCCCCGCGACGACGACCCCCACGTCGCCGTTGCGGAGGTTCATCTGGTAGTCGTTGCGGGTGACGAGGACCGGGCGTCCGAGGTACCACGCACCGCCCACGTCGAAGTCGCGGGCCGCGAGCCACCGCTCCACCGCCGGCACCCAGGCCGTCACCCCGACGGAGCCGCGGCGGTGGGCGCACAGCACCCGCAGGGACCCGAGCGCCTCGAGCGCGCCGGCACCGTCGCCGGCACGCGCCGCGGCGAACACCGGCGCGGCGGCGGCAGCCACTGCGTCCCGCACCGGGCCCATGGCGGGGCCCTCGCGCGCCGTCTCGTCACCGAGCGCGGAAATCCAGCGCAGGTCGTCGCGCCCGCTCGCGAGGAGCGTGATGGCGGCCTCGCCGTCGCCGCTGCCGATGGCCTGCGCGAGCGCCGCGATGCCCGAGTCCTCGGCGAAGCGGTGCCTCCGGCGCAGCACGACGATCGCGTCCGCCAGTCCCCGCCGGGTCGCCTCGGCCTCGTCGTTGTCGGACCGCCCCGCGGCGTCGCCCCCACGATGGGGCGGCGCGGTCACCGCGGGGGCGGTCACCGCTGCGACCGGCGTGCTCGCGCCCGCGCGAAGGGGCCCGACGATGTCGCCGAGGACCGCCCCGGCCTCCACGGAGGCGAGCTGGTCGGGGTCGCCGATGAACACGAGGCGCGTGTCGGGCCCCACCGCGCCGAGCAGCTTCGCCATAAGGGCGAGCGACACCATCGACGCCTCGTCGACGACGACGACGTCGTGCGGCAGCGGGTTGTCCCGGTCGTGGCGGAAGCGGGTGTCGCTTCCGGGGCGCCGGCCGAGCAGTCGGTGCACCGTCGACGCCTCCAGGCCGAGGAGCCACCGCCGCACGCCGTCGTCGACGTCGAGCGCCCCCACACCGCGGTGGACGGCCTGGGCCACCCGATCGGCGGCCTTGCCGGTCGGCGCGGCCAGGGCCACGCGGGGGAGCTCACCGCCGGCGCGCTCGTCGGCGAGCAGGGCGAGCACCTTCACCACCGTCGTGGTCTTGCCCGTGCCCGGGCCGCCGGCGATGACGGTGAAGTGGCGCGCGAGGGCGGTGGCGGCCGCGCGGCGCTGGAGGTCGGGCTGCTCGGCGCCGTGCGGGAACAGCCGGTCGAGGCCGGCACCGAGCCGGTCCGCGTCGACCGGCGCGTCCGGGGCCGCCACCCGCCGGCGCAGGTCGTCGAGGACCCGCTGCTCGTAGCGCCAGTAGCGGTCGAGGTACAGCCGGGCGCCCGCCAGCCGCAGCGGACCGCGGTCCGTGTCGCCGGGCGCGGTGAGCGGGCTGGAGCGCACGGCGGCCACCCAGCCGCTGCCGGGCCAGGGCAGCGCGTCGAGGTCGGTGGGAATGTCAGCGTCGACGACGACGGTCTCGCGCACCCGGTCGAGGTCGACGCAGGTGTGACCGAGGCGGGGGGCACGCACGGCGAGCGCTGCGGCGAGCAGCACCGTCTCGTCCTCCTCGCGGCACAGCCGCCCGAGCGTGGCGGCCACGTGCACGTCGGCCGGACGGAGGACGCCGGCCTCGTTGAACGCGTGCAGCAGGCCACCGGCTCGCCGCACGAGGGCGGCGTCGAAGGGGTCGCGGGGCGGCGCCTCGGGCTCGGGCAGCGCCGCCGTGTCCTCCCACGCGGTCACGCGACCCCCTGCCTGCCGGCGGGCGCGCCGGCGTCGAGCAGGTCGCTCAGGTCGGCGACGAGCCCGGCCGGCGGCCGCCAGGCGAACACCCCGCACGGGTGGCCGTCGACCGTCGGCACGTCGCAGCCGGTCATCCCGCGCAGGAACAGGTAAGCCACGCCGGCCAGATGCGTGTCCGGCTCGTAGCCGGGCAGCCGCCAG
Above is a genomic segment from Egibacteraceae bacterium containing:
- the recD gene encoding exodeoxyribonuclease V subunit alpha, which encodes MTAWEDTAALPEPEAPPRDPFDAALVRRAGGLLHAFNEAGVLRPADVHVAATLGRLCREEDETVLLAAALAVRAPRLGHTCVDLDRVRETVVVDADIPTDLDALPWPGSGWVAAVRSSPLTAPGDTDRGPLRLAGARLYLDRYWRYEQRVLDDLRRRVAAPDAPVDADRLGAGLDRLFPHGAEQPDLQRRAAATALARHFTVIAGGPGTGKTTTVVKVLALLADERAGGELPRVALAAPTGKAADRVAQAVHRGVGALDVDDGVRRWLLGLEASTVHRLLGRRPGSDTRFRHDRDNPLPHDVVVVDEASMVSLALMAKLLGAVGPDTRLVFIGDPDQLASVEAGAVLGDIVGPLRAGASTPVAAVTAPAVTAPPHRGGDAAGRSDNDEAEATRRGLADAIVVLRRRHRFAEDSGIAALAQAIGSGDGEAAITLLASGRDDLRWISALGDETAREGPAMGPVRDAVAAAAAPVFAAARAGDGAGALEALGSLRVLCAHRRGSVGVTAWVPAVERWLAARDFDVGGAWYLGRPVLVTRNDYQMNLRNGDVGVVVAGPGGEPTVAFPAADGVRAVSPVRLEDHETVHAMTVHKSQGSQFGHVLVVLPEPGSPILTRELLYTAVTRAESTVTVVGAAEAVRAAVERPIQRASGLRAALWGTSRPRRAPAAQR